The proteins below are encoded in one region of Sminthopsis crassicaudata isolate SCR6 chromosome 1, ASM4859323v1, whole genome shotgun sequence:
- the MCEMP1 gene encoding mast cell-expressed membrane protein 1 isoform X1 codes for MEGTEDIYINQELSPKKRAKKKDPPAGAHRFTEDDGPDYENISVTTKTNNGALKQQSVPIQWAPAASAPSNSSRHSSVHKSLLGIYLLLGLAFLLCIVSLSLLVVKNSEFSMHLRNTKNELWNVSSMLQKEQDNAQQLKTQITELKNTTKVYNIMFRQILRDLSNSNSKLNYLKNQLEKLEEAQRSGPSPKRNSTG; via the exons ATGGAAGGGACCGAGGATATTTATATAAATCAAGAGTTATCCCCGAAGAAGAGAGCCAAGAAGAAAGATCCCCCAGCAG GTGCCCATAGATTTACAGAAGATGATGGACCTGATTATGAGAACATCTCGGTGACCACAAAGACCAATAATGGTGCTCTGAAGCAACAATCAGTACCCATCCAGTGGG CCCCTGCTGCTTCAGCTCCAAGCAATTCTTCAAGACACTCCTCAGTGCACAAGTCTCTCCTGGGAATTTACCTCCTCCTGGGCCTGGCTTTCCTTCTGTGCATTGTCTCTTTGTCGCTGTTAGTGGTGAAAA aCTCTGAATTTTCCATGCACCTGAGGAATACGAAGAATGAATTGTGGAATG TCTCTAGCATGCTCCAGAAGGAGCAGGATAATGCTCAGCAACTGAAGACTCAGATCACTGAATTAAAGAACACCACAAAAGTCTATAACATAATGTTCAGACAAATTTTAAGAG ACTTGTCAAACAGCAACAGTAaattgaattatttgaaaaatcaactagaaaaactGGAAGAGGCTCAAAGATCAG gACCAAGTCCGAAACGTAATTCAACTGGTTAA
- the MCEMP1 gene encoding mast cell-expressed membrane protein 1 isoform X2 has translation MEGTEDIYINQELSPKKRAKKKDPPAGAHRFTEDDGPDYENISVTTKTNNGALKQQSVPIQWAPAASAPSNSSRHSSVHKSLLGIYLLLGLAFLLCIVSLSLLVVKNSEFSMHLRNTKNELWNDLSNSNSKLNYLKNQLEKLEEAQRSGPSPKRNSTG, from the exons ATGGAAGGGACCGAGGATATTTATATAAATCAAGAGTTATCCCCGAAGAAGAGAGCCAAGAAGAAAGATCCCCCAGCAG GTGCCCATAGATTTACAGAAGATGATGGACCTGATTATGAGAACATCTCGGTGACCACAAAGACCAATAATGGTGCTCTGAAGCAACAATCAGTACCCATCCAGTGGG CCCCTGCTGCTTCAGCTCCAAGCAATTCTTCAAGACACTCCTCAGTGCACAAGTCTCTCCTGGGAATTTACCTCCTCCTGGGCCTGGCTTTCCTTCTGTGCATTGTCTCTTTGTCGCTGTTAGTGGTGAAAA aCTCTGAATTTTCCATGCACCTGAGGAATACGAAGAATGAATTGTGGAATG ACTTGTCAAACAGCAACAGTAaattgaattatttgaaaaatcaactagaaaaactGGAAGAGGCTCAAAGATCAG gACCAAGTCCGAAACGTAATTCAACTGGTTAA